In a single window of the Acidobacteriota bacterium genome:
- the tssC gene encoding type VI secretion system contractile sheath large subunit: protein MAEQDKKQQPQAAEAVQGEASLLDEILQATRLKPSDEGYSATRQGVQALIDELLKPERAEARVTQGLVDEMITNLDKKLSAQMDAILHHADFQKLESSWRSLKYLVDKTDFRENIKIEMLNVPKQALLDDFEDAPEIPKSGLYKMVYTREYGQFGGQPYGLMVGNYEFGPGSQDIRLLQNLASVATMAHAPFVAAAGSEFFGLDSFAGLPNLKDLKSIFEGPQYIKWQSFRESEDARYVGLTLPHFLLRLPYGQSTKPAKTFNYNEDVTGGDQSFLWGNAAFAFASRITDSFAKYRWCANIIGPQGGGAVEDMPVYQYEAMGELQTKIPTEVLISERREFELAEEGFIALTMRKGSDNAAFFSANSAQKPKRFADTAEGKAAESNYKLGTQLPYMFVVNRLAHYLKVIQRENIGTWKERVDLERELNNWIRQYVADQENPSPGVRSRRPLRKAEITVSDVAGDPGWYRVDMKVQPHFKYMGASFTLSLVGKMEKE from the coding sequence ATGGCCGAACAGGACAAGAAACAACAACCCCAAGCCGCCGAAGCCGTCCAGGGCGAAGCATCCCTGCTGGACGAGATTCTCCAGGCCACCCGCCTGAAACCCTCCGACGAGGGCTACTCCGCCACCCGGCAGGGTGTGCAGGCCCTGATCGACGAACTGCTCAAGCCCGAGCGGGCCGAAGCCCGGGTGACTCAGGGCTTGGTGGACGAGATGATCACCAATCTGGACAAGAAACTCAGCGCCCAGATGGACGCCATCCTGCACCATGCCGACTTCCAGAAGCTGGAGTCGTCCTGGCGCTCCCTCAAGTACCTGGTGGACAAGACCGATTTCCGGGAAAACATCAAGATCGAGATGCTCAACGTCCCGAAGCAGGCGTTGCTCGATGATTTCGAAGACGCGCCGGAGATACCCAAATCGGGCCTTTACAAGATGGTCTACACGCGGGAATACGGTCAGTTCGGCGGGCAACCGTACGGATTGATGGTGGGCAATTACGAGTTCGGGCCCGGCTCCCAGGACATCCGCCTGCTCCAGAACCTGGCCAGTGTGGCCACCATGGCCCACGCCCCGTTTGTCGCCGCCGCCGGCTCGGAATTCTTCGGCCTGGACAGTTTCGCCGGTCTGCCCAACCTCAAGGATCTGAAATCCATCTTTGAGGGTCCGCAGTACATCAAGTGGCAGTCGTTCCGGGAGTCCGAGGACGCCCGCTACGTGGGCCTCACCCTGCCCCACTTCCTGCTGCGTCTTCCCTACGGCCAATCGACGAAGCCGGCCAAGACGTTCAACTACAATGAAGACGTCACCGGCGGCGACCAGAGCTTCCTGTGGGGCAATGCGGCCTTTGCCTTCGCCTCGCGGATTACCGACAGCTTTGCCAAGTACCGCTGGTGCGCCAACATCATCGGGCCCCAGGGCGGCGGCGCCGTCGAGGACATGCCCGTCTATCAATACGAGGCCATGGGCGAGCTGCAGACCAAGATCCCCACCGAGGTGCTCATCTCCGAACGCCGGGAATTCGAACTGGCCGAGGAGGGCTTCATCGCGCTGACCATGCGGAAGGGGAGCGACAATGCGGCGTTCTTCTCCGCCAATTCGGCCCAGAAGCCGAAGCGGTTTGCCGACACGGCGGAAGGCAAGGCCGCGGAGAGCAATTACAAACTGGGCACCCAGCTGCCGTACATGTTCGTTGTCAACCGGCTGGCCCACTACCTCAAGGTGATCCAGCGGGAGAACATCGGCACCTGGAAGGAGCGGGTCGACCTGGAGCGGGAGCTCAACAACTGGATCCGGCAATACGTGGCCGATCAGGAGAACCCGTCACCGGGTGTCCGCAGCCGCCGACCGCTGCGAAAGGCCGAGATCACCGTTTCCGACGTG
- the tssB gene encoding type VI secretion system contractile sheath small subunit: MAKEASVAPKERVNIVYRPATGDAQQEVELPLKVLVMGDFTARPDDTPLEDRKPINIDKDNFDEVLKAQDIRFQAGVANKLSGEPNAQLNVNLDFKSMKDFEPDAIIAKVPELAKLMELRDALKALKGPLGNVPAFRKKIQDLVQDEGARARLLKELGIEE; encoded by the coding sequence ATGGCAAAAGAAGCTTCCGTAGCGCCGAAGGAGCGGGTGAACATCGTCTACCGCCCCGCCACCGGCGACGCCCAGCAGGAGGTCGAGCTGCCGCTGAAGGTACTCGTGATGGGTGACTTCACCGCCCGGCCCGACGACACCCCGCTCGAAGACCGCAAGCCCATCAACATCGACAAGGACAACTTCGATGAGGTGCTCAAGGCGCAGGACATCCGGTTTCAGGCCGGTGTCGCCAACAAGCTGTCCGGCGAACCGAACGCCCAGCTCAACGTCAACCTGGATTTCAAGAGCATGAAGGATTTCGAACCGGATGCCATCATTGCCAAGGTGCCTGAGCTCGCCAAGCTGATGGAGCTGCGCGACGCGCTCAAGGCGCTCAAGGGCCCCCTCGGCAACGTCCCCGCCTTCCGCAAAAAGATCCAGGATCTGGTCCAGGACGAAGGCGCCCGCGCGCGGCTGCTCAAAGAACTGGGAATTGAGGAATAG